The Archangium primigenium genomic interval GTGACCACCATCCTCGATGGCGACCAGCACCTGTTTCCCGCCCTGCGCGCCGGGGCCCAGGGCTACGTGCTCAAGGACCAGTCGCGCACGCACCTCGTGCAGATGCTCCAGGGCATCGCCGAGGGGGTGCCCGTGCTCTCGCCCTCCATCGCCCGGCGGCTGCTCGGCTTCTTCGCGCCGCCCGCCACCGAGCCCACCCACGAGTCCCTGACGCCCCGGGAGGTGGAGGTGCTCACGCTGCTGGCCAAGGGCCTGAGCATCGCCGCCGCGGCGGACGTGCTCGCGCTCAGCCGGCACACGGTGGGGGGGTACGTGAAGGACATCTACCGCAAGCTCGGGGTGTCCACCCGCGCCGAGGCGGCCCTGGAGGCGGCGCGCCGGGGCATCGTGCCCATCGGGGACTGACTCCCGCGAACGCGGGGGGGCGGCCACCCGGGCGGGGAGGCGGGCGTCACGCCGCCGGGGCCTCCAGCGGCACGCGCAGCTCCACCCGGCACCCGGCCGCGCCCGCCTCCCACGACACCGTGCCGCCGAGGTCCGCGGCGCGCTGGCGGATGGCGCGGGTGCCGGTGCCCGTCTTCCACGCCGAGGGCTCGCTGGGCCCCGCGGCCCCGTCGTCCTCGACGGACAGGGAGAGCTGACCGTCGCTCCAGCGCACCCGCACCTCCAGGCGCTCGGCGCGCGCGTGCTTGAGCGCGTTGGTGATGGACTCGCGCAGCACGCGGCCGATGTTGGTGCGCTGGCGGGCGCTCAGCTGCCAGCGCTCCGCGCCCGTGCCCTCCTCCGTCCAGACGAGCTGGAAGCCCATGGCCTCCGCGCGCCCCCGCGTCTCCGCGCCCCAGTCCCCCAGGGCCTCGGCCAGCGAGCACGACGCCGCCTCCAGGGCCGTGAGCACGTCGCGCATGTCCCGGAGCGCCGAGCGCGCCAGCGCCTCCGTCTCGCTCTCGCGCGCCATGTACACGAGCGACAGGAGCTTGGCGCCCAGGTCGTCGTGCAGGTCGCGCATGAGCCGGCCCCGCTCGGCCAGCGCCCCCTGCTCGCGCTCGCGCTGGGCCTCCAGGGCGCGCCGCGCCATGCCGGCGATGACCTGGGCGTCCTCGATGTCCTCGCGGCGGAACAGGCGACTGCCGCGCGCGGGGTGGCGCAAGCGCAGCGCGTGCCCGTCCCGGAGCGCGGGCAGGGTCAGCTCCAGGCCGTCCTGGGACACGCGCGCCGTGGCCACGGGCTCCTCGCTCTCCAGCAGCTCCAGGGGGGCGAACTCGGCGCGCAAGAGGCCATGCCACTGGGAGCGCAGCGCCTCCTCGGTGCGGGCGGAGAAGAGCGCGAGCATCCACTGGCCCGCGCGGTCTCCCCGGTCCCGTCCCGCCCGGCGCCGCCAGCGCGACCACACCGCCTGGCGCAGCGGGAAGTAGAGCCAGCCGGACGCCGCCAGGGCCACCCCGAGCGCGCCGAGCTGCGACACCTGCAGCACCGCCGCCAGCGCGAAGTCGAAGAGGATGACGGCCACGCCGCCCAGAAACCAGCTCAGCGCCCGGAACCAC includes:
- a CDS encoding response regulator is translated as MNSGLIVEDRQDAQEWLRAVLIAAFPGIQVDVVASVRGALERLAGRSPAIALVDLGLPDGSGVDVLHALRERHPTTLRIVTTILDGDQHLFPALRAGAQGYVLKDQSRTHLVQMLQGIAEGVPVLSPSIARRLLGFFAPPATEPTHESLTPREVEVLTLLAKGLSIAAAADVLALSRHTVGGYVKDIYRKLGVSTRAEAALEAARRGIVPIGD
- a CDS encoding sensor histidine kinase, translated to MAGWFSSPPRVSPQTLLALAAGVCALVAGGALFLASQAPALGLRLVEHEAGGVRVAEASEAGPLAPGTVLRAALTPSGRVPLEGLLLVDEPDQLGPWERYDDFIARHTALADAAARGALVVEREDGGTVPLVTHPRGLAALPWLFWYQVLVGCAGFLLAAGMLAFRPSDGPARHFALSGLGMLLFCCAAAVYSTREFLLDGRLLWALSMTNMFGATFFTAALVALLACYPRHLGWGWPLAYVVQLAVAGAAMLGWTPGVSWIHGFVLALFSTTFVLALVQWWGTRGRPVERAALMWFLLSIYLGTCLFAGAVLLPAFLGVALPVAQGVMFAVFLFMFAGIALGITRYRLFELDRWWFRALSWFLGGVAVILFDFALAAVLQVSQLGALGVALAASGWLYFPLRQAVWSRWRRRAGRDRGDRAGQWMLALFSARTEEALRSQWHGLLRAEFAPLELLESEEPVATARVSQDGLELTLPALRDGHALRLRHPARGSRLFRREDIEDAQVIAGMARRALEAQREREQGALAERGRLMRDLHDDLGAKLLSLVYMARESETEALARSALRDMRDVLTALEAASCSLAEALGDWGAETRGRAEAMGFQLVWTEEGTGAERWQLSARQRTNIGRVLRESITNALKHARAERLEVRVRWSDGQLSLSVEDDGAAGPSEPSAWKTGTGTRAIRQRAADLGGTVSWEAGAAGCRVELRVPLEAPAA